One region of Drosophila subobscura isolate 14011-0131.10 chromosome J, UCBerk_Dsub_1.0, whole genome shotgun sequence genomic DNA includes:
- the LOC117893211 gene encoding uncharacterized protein LOC117893211, with product MQQQKGEKRKNPRHRNRSRNKCNQVSKQKDITEEVPPSVVTTQEAETVSDPIRLIQELLRRKLLAKRAVPGAVPISREHEPAGSHQATAMPSKQAKEYERKPKTPAAASSSAKQSKDFRGYEVNDMLKSFGSRLQKGDGESPTDAMLSNLGKLFSQAPLSDVDSSDDEAEYIEYIYKPRKYFMASLCNLCAADLCGLSSLPCTRCGLSYYCSNSHMREDQEHRQLCYSLRQAMDHNGHEMFYKCGAFSAEQFRSYRIVCIRQVEKEINRALSPTEQEVLLFPLICGDQKCREYRFRRLQLCGGCGEFASCRDKPDHRSPEHAKWCGSYRLFKAFVMFQANFGRLEPSLPNKVLQELPMACCNSRKIMNKLSLNVVDECEYAALTQVSTGPLTAWFALKLCERLRSCELTLHLIGAEIEFEVDMLQKWELFFLHIMPALKCLNVVFVGPELNPNNISFEQLKKIKCCRLCRKAQRKVNYYFENSLYHDYCREPQFLQPDLVCFYNAGLYRSTGYALEDTWPDTIKSSLNLKCPIVVTSYTKYEAPLDMAKFVGQSNRHLNVVLPPTTNPFSSEKPERNFISDNEAPFIFKNFYCFVVE from the exons atgcagcagcagaaaggagaaaagagaaaaaatccGAGGCATCGGAATCGTTCGAGGAACAAGTGCAATCAGgtcagcaaacaaaaggacaTAACAGAGGAAGTACCTCCTTCAGTGGTCACAACACAGGAGGCGGAGACTGTGAGCGATCCAATCAGGTTGATACAGGAGCTGTTGCGAAGGAAACTACTTGCCAAGAGGGCAGTTCCAGGCGCAGTTCCTATTTCCAGGGAACACGAGCCGGCTGGATCCCACCAAGCGACAGCGATGCCATCAAAGCAAGCCAAAGAGTATGAAAGGAAGCCGAAgactccagcagctgcctcttCAAGTGCCAAGCAATCAAAGGATTTCAGAGGCTATGAAGTGAACGACATGCTGAAGAGCTTTGGCAGCAGATTGCAGAAGG GAGACGGGGAATCGCCCACGGACGCGATGTTAAGCAACCTGGGCAAGCTCTTCAGCCAGGCTCCTCTCAGCGATGTGGATTCCTCCGACGATGAGGCCGAGTACATTGAATACATATACAAGCCGCGGAAATATTTCATGGCCTCACTATGCAAT CTATGTGCAGCTGATCTCTGCGGACTGAGTTCCCTACCTTGTACCCGCTGCGGATTGAGCTACTACTGCAGTAACAGCCATATGAGGGAGGATCAAGAGCACCGCCAGCTGTGCTATTCCCTGCGCCAGGCCATGGACCACAACG gtcaCGAGATGTTCTACAAGTGCGGTGCATTCAGTGCCGAGCAATTTCGTTCGTATCGGATTGTGTGCATACGGCAGGTGGAGAAGGAAATTAATCGAGCGCTCTCGCCCACGGAACAAGAGGTGTTACTCTTTCCCCTCATTTGCGGGGACCAGAAGTGCCGGGAGTATCGCTTTAGGCGTCTTCAACTCTGTGGCGGCTGTGGGGAATTTGCTTCCTGCAGAGACAAGCCAGACCATCGGAGTCCGGAGCATGCCAAGTGGTGCGGGTCCTACAGACTGTTCAAGGCCTTTGTCATGTTCCAGGCCAATTTCGGAAGGCTGGAGCCGTCGCTGCCCAACAAGGTCCTCCAGGAGCTGCCCATGGCCTGCTGCAATTCTAGAAAAATTATGAACAAACTTAGTTTAA ATGTCGTTGATGAGTGTGAGTATGCTGCCCTTACGCAGGTCTCCACCGGCCCCCTGACGGCCTGGTTTGCTCTGAAGCTCTGCGAACGCTTGAGAAGCTGTGAGCTGACTCTTCATCTAATAGGAGCTGAGATCGAGTTTGAGGTGGACATGCTGCAGAAATGGGAGCTCTTTTTTCTGCACATAATGCCAGCTCTGAAATGCCTAAATGTGGTATTCGTGGGACCAGAACTGAACCCCAATAACATCTCTTTTGAGCAACTGAAGAAGATCAA atgCTGTCGCTTGTGCCGCAAGGCTCAGAGAAAAGTGAACTATTACTTTGAGAATAGCCTCTATCACGACTACTGCCGCGAGCCGCAGTTTCTCCAACCAGATTTGG TTTGTTTTTACAATGCGGGTTTGTATCGGTCGACGGGATATGCTTTGGAGGACACCTGGCCTGACACCATAAAGTCCTCTCTCAATCTTAAATGCCCCATTGTGGTCACCTCCTATACCAAATACGAAGCTCCTTTGGACATGGCAAAGTTCGTCGGTCAATCGAATCGTCATTTGAATGTTGTGTTGCCTCCTACTACAAATCCATTCTCATCTGAGAAGCCAGAGCGTAATTTCATATCGGACAACGAAGCTCCTTTCATATTTAAGAACTTTTACTGTTTTGTTGTCGAGTGA